A single region of the Variovorax paradoxus genome encodes:
- a CDS encoding LysR family transcriptional regulator, producing MSDVRLFVKAVEVGGLTQAADALSVPKASASRQLKRLEALVGHTLLHRGGGHFGLTGEGREFFSTAKDVLEAVDQALSQLSNTNEALTGQLRVSVPGYVGRELLSAHLSGFMAAHPQLKLTVDVGSERVDLFREDADVVIRVGLEGCEDLVARRIKKQPLVLCAAPSYLERHPEIKGIDDLSGHYFLTSGPERHAMEMAIPGVDREHVVRAAGVFRANDPELLLRLACSAGGIALVPLLCARSAIQSGSLVTVLPSFELTPEELNLMYLPARRNTRKIRTFVDFIFKALEQA from the coding sequence ATGTCGGACGTGCGGCTTTTCGTGAAGGCCGTGGAGGTAGGGGGGCTGACGCAAGCGGCCGATGCGCTGAGCGTGCCCAAGGCGTCCGCGTCCCGGCAGCTCAAGCGGCTCGAGGCCCTGGTCGGCCACACGCTCCTGCATCGGGGAGGGGGCCACTTCGGCCTCACGGGGGAAGGGCGCGAGTTCTTTTCCACGGCCAAGGACGTCCTGGAGGCGGTGGACCAGGCGCTGTCGCAGCTCTCCAACACCAATGAAGCCCTCACGGGCCAGTTGCGAGTCTCGGTTCCCGGCTACGTCGGCCGCGAGCTGCTCTCGGCCCACCTGTCGGGCTTCATGGCAGCGCATCCGCAGCTCAAGCTCACCGTCGACGTGGGCTCCGAGCGGGTGGATCTGTTCCGCGAAGACGCCGACGTGGTCATCCGCGTGGGGCTCGAAGGCTGCGAGGACCTTGTGGCAAGGCGCATCAAGAAGCAGCCCCTTGTGCTGTGCGCCGCACCTTCGTACCTCGAGCGTCATCCGGAAATCAAGGGGATCGACGACCTTTCCGGGCACTACTTCCTGACCAGCGGTCCGGAGCGGCACGCGATGGAAATGGCCATTCCGGGCGTCGATCGGGAACACGTTGTCAGGGCCGCGGGGGTGTTTCGCGCGAACGATCCGGAACTGCTGCTGAGGCTTGCCTGCTCGGCCGGTGGAATCGCCCTGGTTCCCCTTCTCTGTGCCAGATCAGCCATCCAGAGCGGCTCCTTGGTGACGGTCCTCCCATCGTTCGAATTGACGCCGGAAGAGCTGAATCTGATGTATTTGCCCGCCCGGCGCAATACCCGAAAGATCAGAACCTTCGTCGATTTCATCTTCAAGGCTCTAGAGCAAGCCTGA
- the xth gene encoding exodeoxyribonuclease III, with translation MKIATWNVNSLTARLQHVLDWLIANPVDVLCLQELKMSDDKFPLDVLKSAGYECAVFGQKTYNGVAILSLAPMRDVAKNIGGFTDDQSRVIAATIETAAGPLRVVNGYFVNGQAPGTDKFEYKMGWLRALREWLRAEMAAHPNLVLLGDFNITPEDRDSYDPVGLAETIHHTTEEREQFKALLQLGLVDSFRLFEQPEKSYSWWDYRMLGYQKNRGLRIDHILVSEPLVPRVKGCIIDRVPRKWEKPSDHAPVVLDLDQGI, from the coding sequence ATGAAAATAGCCACCTGGAACGTCAACTCCCTCACCGCCCGCCTGCAGCATGTGCTCGACTGGCTGATCGCCAACCCCGTCGATGTGCTGTGCCTGCAGGAGCTCAAGATGAGCGACGACAAGTTTCCTCTCGATGTGCTCAAGTCGGCCGGCTATGAATGCGCGGTGTTCGGGCAGAAAACCTACAACGGCGTGGCCATCCTGAGCCTGGCGCCGATGCGGGACGTGGCAAAGAACATCGGCGGCTTTACCGATGACCAGTCGCGGGTGATCGCCGCCACCATCGAAACAGCGGCGGGCCCGCTGCGCGTGGTGAACGGCTACTTCGTCAACGGCCAGGCGCCGGGCACCGACAAGTTCGAATACAAGATGGGCTGGCTGCGCGCCCTGCGCGAATGGCTGCGGGCCGAGATGGCGGCGCACCCGAACCTGGTTCTGCTGGGCGACTTCAACATCACGCCGGAAGACCGCGACAGCTACGACCCGGTGGGGCTCGCGGAAACGATCCATCACACGACCGAGGAGCGCGAGCAGTTCAAGGCGCTGCTGCAGCTTGGCCTGGTCGACAGCTTCCGCTTGTTCGAGCAACCGGAGAAAAGCTATTCGTGGTGGGACTACCGGATGCTCGGCTATCAGAAGAACCGCGGGCTGCGCATCGACCACATTCTTGTGAGCGAACCGCTGGTGCCGCGCGTTAAGGGTTGCATCATCGACCGCGTGCCGCGCAAGTGGGAAAAGCCAAGCGACCATGCACCGGTGGTGCTCGATCTCGACCAAGGTATCTGA
- a CDS encoding beta strand repeat-containing protein, whose product MSPTLPTRRIGFRPRATWAGAAVLSLGFLFGSSSALAAPPPANTVIGNQASATYSDSSGTTQLATSNLVQTTVQQVGSFTLDTFNQVTTTIVNTKLGAAGSVVYAPHVLTNTGNGSDTFTITVDADNDAFSKVEVYPDANGDGMPDSTTPLCTAAPAAVCSVPAQTVPGNNGTFQFVVAYTIPGTATTPTTPFDTATITATPGTPALYTAPNTSAADKDQVNLTTQAAFGATKSIGVPAVAAPPGAAWPLASTGGPRSSSASCSTTWGAGIVSSDTCKYTVYTLTFNNTGGAPGKFALSDTLPSGFTYVAGSAVWSSAPGVALGDGAAGDPAGMAFQVAGNTLNVVIDSLGQNVTQTISFVVLVNNTAVVGTSTTTNVAQYNPTDSPTADVTAIGTLGSSTNPAAYTVVASYGLVVGTNPSTAATAVDTVAGTPNGTAADTTTQPSVVAGGSVKFPQTVFNTGSGVDSINLSIANGTFPAGTTFLLFAADGVTPLLDTTGDGVPDTGPIPVGGSANIVVQANVPASATVGSGPFNAVLTGRSANDPTKLDATLDQVTIVVGSLVDLTNTAAGTGSGSVAGGDLGPGPSPQPTTTNSTPAGTGTIFTLFVKNNDAGGPATQTYTLAASQSTGFPGTLPAGWTVKFVAAGGTCAAAAITDVTVARGAQLQVDACVTPPATQTPVTSQPIYFRVLSTAVASTGVLVSDAKQDAVTVTTAATLGATLTPNNVGQVAPGGTVVYAHTLTNIGNQSCGAYTLTATVPAADAALGWTTAIYLDVNGDGQIDALDTLVTGPIAGPLAAGATQKLLVRVFAPGGASAGATDTTTVTATFTDPAPNCGTPSATDISTVITGQIRVLKTQAADIACDGTADGLFAATPLSLKPGQCIVYRVVATNEGTAPITNIAINDAAPAFTSLTGATQPPVLTQCVSTGVTGTALAYAQTPTAVSCGSAANTVAPGGTATLTFAVRIDQ is encoded by the coding sequence GTGAGTCCCACCTTGCCAACCCGGCGCATCGGCTTCAGGCCGAGAGCCACATGGGCTGGTGCCGCAGTTTTGTCGCTGGGCTTCCTGTTTGGAAGCTCGAGCGCACTTGCAGCGCCGCCGCCCGCCAATACCGTCATCGGTAACCAGGCTTCGGCCACCTATTCGGATTCGTCCGGCACCACGCAGCTGGCCACCTCCAACCTGGTGCAAACCACGGTGCAGCAGGTCGGATCGTTCACGCTGGACACGTTCAACCAGGTCACGACCACGATCGTCAACACCAAGCTCGGCGCCGCAGGCTCGGTGGTGTACGCACCGCACGTCTTGACCAACACAGGCAACGGCTCGGACACCTTCACCATCACGGTGGATGCCGACAACGATGCCTTCTCGAAGGTCGAGGTGTATCCCGACGCGAACGGCGACGGCATGCCCGACAGCACCACGCCGCTGTGTACCGCCGCGCCCGCCGCAGTCTGCAGCGTGCCCGCCCAGACCGTGCCCGGCAACAACGGCACGTTCCAGTTTGTCGTGGCCTACACGATCCCCGGCACGGCCACTACGCCGACCACCCCGTTCGATACCGCCACCATCACGGCCACCCCGGGCACGCCGGCGCTGTACACGGCGCCGAACACCTCGGCAGCGGACAAGGACCAGGTCAACCTGACAACCCAGGCCGCTTTCGGTGCCACCAAGTCGATCGGTGTTCCAGCAGTGGCGGCCCCTCCCGGTGCGGCCTGGCCGCTCGCGAGCACCGGTGGTCCGCGCTCGTCGTCGGCTTCGTGCTCGACGACCTGGGGCGCAGGTATCGTTTCCAGCGACACCTGCAAGTACACGGTCTATACGCTCACCTTCAACAACACCGGCGGAGCGCCCGGCAAGTTCGCCCTGTCGGACACGTTGCCATCGGGCTTCACCTATGTTGCGGGTTCCGCCGTCTGGAGCAGCGCTCCGGGCGTGGCGCTGGGTGACGGTGCTGCCGGCGATCCGGCCGGCATGGCCTTCCAGGTGGCGGGCAACACGCTGAACGTGGTCATCGACTCGCTCGGGCAGAACGTCACCCAGACGATCAGCTTCGTGGTGCTGGTGAACAACACGGCTGTGGTCGGTACGTCGACCACGACCAACGTGGCCCAGTACAACCCGACGGATTCGCCGACTGCCGACGTCACGGCGATTGGTACGCTGGGTTCGAGCACCAACCCGGCGGCCTACACCGTCGTCGCCAGCTACGGCCTCGTCGTGGGTACCAACCCCTCGACCGCGGCAACGGCAGTCGACACGGTGGCTGGCACGCCCAACGGCACGGCGGCTGACACGACCACGCAGCCCTCGGTGGTTGCAGGCGGCAGCGTCAAGTTCCCGCAGACGGTGTTCAACACCGGCAGCGGCGTCGACAGCATCAACCTGAGCATTGCCAACGGGACGTTCCCGGCGGGCACGACCTTCCTGCTGTTCGCGGCGGACGGCGTGACGCCGCTGCTCGACACCACAGGCGACGGCGTGCCCGACACCGGTCCGATTCCGGTCGGCGGCAGCGCCAACATCGTGGTGCAAGCCAACGTTCCGGCCAGCGCCACGGTGGGCTCGGGTCCGTTCAACGCGGTCCTGACCGGCCGTTCGGCGAACGACCCGACCAAGCTCGACGCCACGCTCGACCAGGTCACCATCGTCGTCGGTTCGCTCGTCGACCTGACCAACACCGCAGCCGGTACCGGCTCGGGTTCGGTGGCAGGCGGTGACTTGGGCCCAGGCCCCAGCCCACAGCCGACCACGACCAACAGCACGCCTGCGGGCACCGGCACGATCTTCACGCTGTTCGTCAAGAACAACGATGCGGGCGGCCCGGCAACGCAGACCTACACGCTGGCGGCCAGCCAGTCCACCGGCTTCCCGGGCACGCTGCCGGCGGGCTGGACGGTGAAGTTCGTGGCAGCGGGCGGTACCTGTGCCGCCGCGGCCATCACCGACGTGACCGTGGCTCGCGGTGCGCAGCTGCAGGTCGACGCCTGCGTGACGCCTCCCGCCACGCAAACGCCTGTGACGTCCCAGCCGATCTACTTCCGCGTGCTGTCGACCGCGGTGGCATCGACCGGCGTGCTCGTGTCCGACGCCAAGCAGGACGCGGTGACCGTGACCACGGCGGCAACGCTGGGCGCCACGCTCACGCCCAACAACGTCGGCCAGGTCGCTCCGGGCGGCACCGTCGTCTATGCGCACACGCTGACCAACATCGGCAACCAGAGCTGCGGCGCGTACACGCTCACGGCCACCGTGCCGGCTGCCGACGCGGCACTGGGCTGGACCACCGCGATCTACCTCGACGTGAACGGCGACGGCCAGATCGACGCGCTTGATACCCTGGTTACCGGCCCGATCGCCGGACCGCTCGCGGCAGGCGCAACGCAGAAGCTGCTGGTGCGCGTGTTCGCACCGGGCGGCGCCAGCGCCGGCGCAACCGACACGACCACCGTGACCGCCACGTTCACCGATCCGGCGCCGAACTGCGGCACGCCATCGGCCACCGACATCAGCACCGTGATCACCGGCCAGATCCGCGTCCTCAAGACGCAGGCTGCCGACATCGCCTGCGACGGCACGGCCGACGGCCTCTTCGCCGCCACGCCGCTGTCGCTGAAGCCTGGCCAGTGCATCGTGTACCGGGTCGTTGCAACCAACGAAGGCACCGCGCCGATCACCAACATCGCGATCAACGACGCAGCACCTGCGTTCACGAGCCTGACGGGTGCCACGCAGCCGCCGGTGCTCACGCAATGCGTCTCGACCGGCGTGACCGGCACCGCGCTGGCCTATGCCCAGACCCCCACGGCGGTGAGCTGCGGCAGCGCGGCCAACACCGTGGCCCCGGGTGGCACGGCCACGCTGACCTTCGCAGTGCGAATCGACCAGTAA